The Papaver somniferum cultivar HN1 chromosome 3, ASM357369v1, whole genome shotgun sequence genome includes a region encoding these proteins:
- the LOC113356322 gene encoding protein DETOXIFICATION 54-like → MMNMITDGHGKEPEDCSLKKPPSILQVVEELKELWGMAIPITAMNCVVYIRAMVSVVFLGRLGSLELAGGALSIGFTNITGYSVLVGLASGLEPVCSQAFGSKNWDLLSLSLQQTILILLTASIPISILWVNLQSIMIFLGQDASITSMAATYCLYSLPDLLTNTLLQPLRVYLRSQGITKPMMYCSVLAVLFHVPLNMLLVMVMKLGVPGVAMASVLTNLNMVILMSGYIYVSGRCKLKWTFGVKNVISGLGPLLRLAIPSCLGICLEWWWYEIMIVLAGYLPNPTIAVAATAILIQTTSLMYTVPMGLAACVSTRVGNELGAGKPYKAKLAALVALGCAFIIGIMNVTWTAILRERWAGFFTKDELVGVLVAAVMPIMGLCELGNCPQTTGCGVLRGAAKPAVGARINLGSFYCIGTPVAVGLAFWLNVGFSGLWYGLLSAQAACVVSVLYVILLRTDWEAEALRARKLTSVEITSMNGTCHGGGGGGGDEKEEKEGLLNVENV, encoded by the exons ATGATGAACATGATTACTGACGGTCATGGCAAAGAACCAGAAGATTGTTCCCTCAAAAAGCCTCCTTCTATTCTTCAG GTTGTGGAAGAACTGAAAGAACTATGGGGTATGGCTATACCAATAACAGCAATGAACTGCGTGGTATACATAAGAGCTATGGTTTCagttgtgtttttaggaagattaGGAAGTTTAGAGCTAGCTGGTGGAGCTTTATCAATAGGCTTTACAAATATAACAGGGTACTCTGTTTTAGTTGGATTAGCTTCAGGTTTAGAACCAGTTTGCAGTCAAGCTTTTGGGTCTAAAAATTGGGATTTATTATCACTCTCTTTGCAACAAACAATCCTAATCTTACTAACAGCAAGTATACCCATAAGTATATTATGGGTAAATCTTCAATCTATCATGATTTTCTTAGGCCAGGATGCATCAATAACCTCAATGGCTGCAACATATTGTCTCTACTCACTCCCTGATTTGTTAACAAACACATTATTACAACCGCTGCGAGTTTATCTAAGATCACAAGGGATTACTAAACCGATGATGTATTGTTCAGTTCTAGCTGTTTTGTTTCATGTCCCATTAAACATGTTGTTAGTGATGGTAATGAAATTAGGAGTACCTGGTGTAGCAATGGCATCAGTGTTAACAAATTTGAATATGGTGATTTTGATGTCTGGATATATTTACGTATCAGGAAGATGCAAATTAAAATGGACATTCGGGGTTAAGAATGTGATTAGTGGGTTAGGTCCATTGTTGAGATTAGCTATACCAAGCTGTTTAGGGATTTGTCTTGAGTGGTGGTGGTATGAGATTATGATTGTCTTGGCTGGGTATTTGCCTAATCCTACTATTGCTGTTGCTGCCACTGCTATTCTCATTCAGACTACTAGCTTGATGTACACTGTTCCTATGGGTTTAGCTGCTTGTGTTTCTACCAGG GTAGGGAATGAGCTGGGGGCAGGAAAGCCCTACAAGGCGAAACTAGCAGCTCTGGTAGCATTAGGGTGTGCTTTTATCATAGGGATCATGAACGTGACATGGACAGCAATATTAAGAGAAAGATGGGCAGGATTCTTCACTAAAGATGAACTAGTTGGCGTACTGGTGGCAGCGGTAATGCCTATAATGGGGCTCTGCGAGTTAGGAAACTGCCCACAAACAACCGGTTGTGGTGTACTGCGTGGAGCTGCAAAACCTGCAGTTGGCGCTAGGATTAACCTGGGTTCTTTCTACTGTATTGGCACACCAGTTGCTGTTGGTTTAGCATTCTGGTTGAATGTAGGGTTCAGTGGACTTTGGTATGGATTATTATCTGCACAGGCTGCTTGTGTTGTTTCCGTCTTATATGTGATTCTGTTGAGAACTGATTGGGAAGCTGAAGCGTTGAGAGCTAGGAAGCTCACATCTGTTGAAATAACGAGTATGAATGGTACTTgtcatggtggtggtggtggtggtggtgatgaaaagGAAGAGAAAGAAGGGCTATTAAATGTAGAAAATGTTTAG